Proteins encoded by one window of Synechococcus sp. MVIR-18-1:
- a CDS encoding rubrerythrin family protein has protein sequence MDLSKPSTQANIEAAFGGESMANRKYLFFADVAKKLGRSDLAKLFRDTAAQETEHAFAHFRLLHPELVVSDPSALSDDDKQVLLSRCLELAIEGETYEYTTMYPEFAAQARNDRDHGAEAEFEEQTSESKEHAGIFKTAAKNFGLLTPIEQHHAESYGVALQALQGKGQAGQADEPVAGKWICKVCSMIYDPAEGDPDSGIEPGTPFEAIPDDWSCPICGVRKASFVPYREAELKAA, from the coding sequence ATGGATCTTTCCAAGCCTTCCACCCAGGCCAACATCGAAGCGGCCTTTGGCGGCGAAAGCATGGCCAATCGCAAGTACCTGTTTTTTGCCGATGTCGCCAAGAAACTCGGCCGCAGCGATCTCGCCAAACTCTTCCGCGACACCGCCGCCCAAGAAACAGAGCACGCCTTTGCTCACTTTCGGCTGCTCCATCCGGAGCTCGTAGTCAGCGACCCCAGTGCACTCAGCGACGACGACAAACAGGTCTTGCTCAGCCGCTGCCTTGAGCTTGCCATCGAAGGCGAAACCTACGAATACACCACGATGTATCCGGAGTTTGCTGCGCAAGCCCGCAACGATCGTGATCACGGAGCTGAAGCGGAGTTCGAGGAACAGACCAGCGAATCCAAAGAACACGCAGGAATCTTTAAAACTGCAGCCAAAAACTTTGGCTTGCTCACGCCTATCGAGCAGCACCATGCCGAGTCCTATGGCGTTGCCCTCCAAGCCCTTCAAGGCAAGGGCCAAGCGGGACAGGCCGATGAGCCGGTAGCCGGAAAATGGATCTGCAAGGTGTGCTCGATGATTTATGACCCTGCAGAGGGCGATCCCGACTCCGGAATTGAGCCCGGCACACCGTTTGAAGCGATTCCAGATGATTGGTCCTGCCCGATTTGTGGTGTTCGCAAAGCCAGCTTCGTGCCTTACCGGGAAGCGGAATTAAAGGCCGCCTGA
- a CDS encoding pirin-like bicupin family protein gives MTTAHSTNQPTLVFRPAQERFHSVRNWLESWHSFSFAGHHDPNWMGFGPLLVINDDTISAGRGFGMHSHRDMEIITVMIEGELQHQDSAGNSGVIQAGDVQRMSAGTGIMHSEINASAKPCRLLQIWIEPNHQGLEPAYEQRRIAITDQHWIPVLDPNNSKAMAIARPVQLWRLKLAQSESIPLPELAYPQAWIQMIKGKISISGEIAASQSDLVQGDGLGFHPSQAGIRHIHSSSNQTDLLLFGLN, from the coding sequence ATGACTACGGCCCACAGCACAAACCAGCCAACGCTGGTGTTCCGTCCAGCCCAAGAACGCTTTCACAGCGTTCGCAACTGGCTTGAGTCTTGGCATAGCTTTTCGTTCGCCGGTCATCACGATCCCAACTGGATGGGATTCGGCCCCCTCCTTGTGATCAATGACGACACGATTTCTGCAGGACGGGGTTTTGGCATGCATTCCCATCGCGACATGGAAATCATCACGGTGATGATCGAGGGGGAACTCCAACATCAGGATTCGGCCGGAAACAGCGGCGTGATTCAGGCTGGAGATGTGCAGCGGATGAGCGCCGGAACCGGAATCATGCACAGCGAAATCAATGCAAGCGCAAAACCCTGCCGATTGCTGCAGATCTGGATCGAACCCAATCATCAAGGACTCGAGCCTGCCTATGAGCAACGCAGGATTGCCATCACCGATCAACACTGGATCCCTGTTCTAGATCCAAACAACAGCAAAGCCATGGCGATTGCGCGACCAGTTCAGCTCTGGCGCCTAAAGCTTGCTCAAAGCGAAAGCATTCCACTTCCAGAACTCGCCTATCCACAGGCCTGGATTCAGATGATCAAAGGCAAGATCTCAATCTCAGGCGAAATCGCAGCATCCCAATCAGATCTTGTCCAAGGCGATGGACTTGGATTTCATCCAAGCCAAGCAGGCATCCGCCACATTCATTCCTCAAGCAATCAAACCGACTTACTCCTATTTGGGCTGAACTAA
- a CDS encoding diflavin flavoprotein → MATSSLKPSVTASSTSPRLSLQSEVIAADSSTIRSLDWERSRFDIEFGLRNGTTYNAFLVRGERTALIDTSHAKFRDTWLPLLKEQIDPKQIDYLIVSHTEPDHSGLIGDLIDLNPEIEIVGSKVAIQFLNDQVHRPFRSRAVKSGEELDLGINPESGVQHRFEFLSAPNLHWPDTIFSFDHGSGILYTCDAFGLHYCSEEVFDSDPGAIAPDFRFYYDCLMGPNARSVLQALKRMDGLPEINTIAVGHGPLLRHHLSHWINDYREWSGQRNKGESYAAVCYLSQYGFCDRLSQAIAHGIGKTDAQVQLVDLRATDAQELTALISDAKAVVVPTWPAKADAELQSSIGTLLAALNGKQLVGVYDAFGGDDEPIDSVAGQLRSQGQKEAFSPLRIRQLPQGGDYQRCEESGTDLGQLLTRDKTIAAMKSLDGDLDKALGRLSGGLYVVTASQGDGDSLRRSAMVASWVSQASFTPPGITVAVAKDRAIEALMQVGDQFVLNILREENHQQLLRHFLKRFPPGADRFAGINVLEEEAEGGPVLGDALAYLGCRVEQRMEGPDHWVIYAVVEQGNVADANAMTAVHHRKVGNHY, encoded by the coding sequence ATGGCCACCTCCAGCTTGAAGCCATCAGTGACTGCATCCAGCACCAGTCCGAGGCTCTCCCTTCAATCGGAAGTAATTGCGGCTGACAGCAGCACGATTCGCTCCCTCGACTGGGAGCGAAGTCGTTTTGATATTGAATTTGGCCTGCGCAACGGCACCACCTACAACGCGTTTCTGGTGCGGGGTGAACGCACCGCCCTGATTGATACGAGTCACGCCAAATTTCGGGACACCTGGTTGCCGCTCTTAAAGGAGCAAATCGATCCCAAACAGATCGATTACCTGATCGTGAGCCATACCGAACCAGACCACTCAGGGCTGATTGGCGACCTGATTGACCTGAACCCTGAGATCGAAATTGTTGGATCGAAGGTTGCGATTCAATTCCTAAACGACCAGGTCCATCGTCCGTTCCGCTCTCGAGCCGTCAAAAGCGGAGAAGAGCTCGATCTCGGCATCAATCCTGAGAGCGGCGTGCAGCATCGCTTTGAGTTTTTAAGCGCACCCAACCTGCACTGGCCAGACACGATTTTTTCGTTTGATCACGGCAGTGGGATTCTCTACACCTGCGATGCCTTTGGGCTGCACTACTGCTCAGAAGAGGTCTTTGACAGCGACCCTGGCGCCATTGCCCCGGATTTCCGCTTCTACTACGACTGCTTGATGGGGCCCAATGCCCGCAGCGTGCTTCAAGCCCTCAAGCGCATGGATGGGCTGCCCGAGATCAACACGATCGCAGTGGGTCATGGCCCTTTGCTTCGCCACCACCTCAGCCACTGGATCAACGATTACCGCGAATGGAGCGGGCAACGCAATAAGGGCGAAAGTTACGCAGCGGTCTGTTATTTGAGTCAATACGGCTTCTGTGATCGCCTGAGTCAGGCGATCGCCCACGGGATTGGCAAGACCGACGCCCAGGTTCAACTTGTGGATCTACGCGCCACCGATGCCCAAGAGCTCACAGCCCTAATCAGTGACGCCAAGGCCGTGGTGGTTCCCACCTGGCCAGCGAAGGCAGATGCTGAACTGCAAAGCAGCATCGGGACCTTGTTGGCTGCCCTAAACGGCAAACAACTCGTGGGCGTCTATGACGCTTTTGGTGGAGATGACGAGCCGATCGATTCCGTGGCAGGACAGCTACGCAGTCAGGGACAGAAAGAGGCCTTTTCCCCCCTGCGCATTCGCCAGCTTCCTCAAGGTGGCGATTACCAGCGCTGCGAAGAATCAGGCACGGACCTAGGCCAACTCTTAACGCGCGACAAAACGATCGCAGCCATGAAGAGCTTGGATGGCGATCTCGATAAAGCGCTAGGCCGTCTCAGCGGCGGGCTTTATGTGGTGACTGCCAGCCAGGGCGATGGCGACAGCCTGCGCCGTAGCGCGATGGTCGCGAGCTGGGTCAGTCAGGCCAGTTTCACCCCACCAGGTATCACGGTGGCCGTGGCCAAAGACAGGGCAATCGAGGCTCTGATGCAGGTTGGCGACCAATTTGTGCTGAATATCCTCCGCGAGGAGAACCATCAACAACTTCTCAGACATTTTCTCAAGCGATTCCCACCCGGCGCCGATCGTTTTGCTGGCATCAATGTGCTGGAGGAAGAGGCCGAAGGCGGTCCCGTCCTCGGAGACGCACTGGCCTACCTGGGTTGCCGCGTGGAACAACGCATGGAAGGCCCCGATCACTGGGTGATCTACGCCGTGGTGGAACAGGGGAACGTGGCTGATGCCAATGCGATGACCGCCGTCCATCACCGCAAAGTAGGGAACCACTACTAA
- a CDS encoding NADPH-dependent FMN reductase, translating to MVESLGMGKANTSDVLVITASNGENLKLAQRFVEMAGSLGQSANLLDLTTIDLPLFTPRAQEQVTPEAIAPLEAQLKAAPRWVICAPEYNGSIPPCLTNAIAWLSVQGDDFRALFNSRPIAIATFSGGGGMELLLSLRIQLTHLGAEVVGRQLLSNHSKPAKDDSIQDLLHRLGQKQPIQ from the coding sequence ATGGTGGAAAGTCTGGGCATGGGCAAAGCAAACACAAGCGATGTGCTGGTGATCACCGCCAGCAACGGCGAAAACCTCAAGCTGGCCCAGCGCTTCGTTGAGATGGCAGGAAGCCTGGGCCAATCAGCCAACCTGCTCGATCTCACGACCATCGACCTGCCCTTGTTCACCCCAAGAGCTCAAGAGCAGGTCACTCCGGAGGCGATTGCCCCGCTCGAGGCCCAACTCAAAGCCGCCCCCCGCTGGGTGATCTGCGCACCGGAATACAACGGCTCGATTCCGCCCTGCCTCACCAACGCCATTGCCTGGCTGTCTGTGCAAGGCGACGACTTCCGGGCGCTCTTCAACAGTCGGCCGATCGCAATCGCCACCTTCTCAGGAGGCGGAGGCATGGAACTTCTCCTCTCTCTTCGCATCCAGCTCACCCACCTCGGAGCGGAGGTTGTGGGTCGTCAATTGCTCAGCAATCACTCCAAACCAGCCAAAGACGACAGCATTCAGGACCTGCTGCATCGCCTAGGACAAAAACAACCGATTCAATGA
- a CDS encoding diflavin flavoprotein — protein MATSNLEAPAATTRQVISLPIDDGLTCLRGLSPQRLRFELEYALERGSTANSFLFDAGTDGEGQRQSALLVHPPGKAYEKAFLPALAGLLPAETTALKVVVGHVNPNRVALLRDLASLYPELELVASNAGAKLLGELWSQRKPAPPGQESEQPEIPDLPAIQVIRQEQTLSLSHRHQLQLVPAPTPRWPGGLLAFEESLGLLMSGKLFSAHICTHEWAESGRSATEEERRHFYDCLMAPMAGQVDSLVERLEELDITTVAPGHGPAIDTSWRSLFNDYRRWGESQQQASLSVALLFASAYGNTAAIADALAQGVGRTGIRITSLNCEFTPPDELINTINQADGILIGSPTLGGHAPTPIVSALGTLLAEGDRSKPVGVFGSFGWSGEAIDLLENKLRDGGFHFAFDPIRVKFSPDAAMIRTLEETGTRFGRELHREQRKQQRRSGGGLSESRSDPAVLALGRVVGSLCVLTARKGELSGAMIASWVTQASFTPPGFTVAVAKDRAVEALLHIGDCFALNVLAEGRESGPMKQFLQPFEPGADRFAGLELKASPREQPLLPDALAWMEATVKQRMECGDHWLIYAEVSHGGVLDSESGTAVHQRRSGANY, from the coding sequence ATGGCAACATCGAACCTCGAGGCCCCTGCAGCAACGACGCGGCAAGTGATCAGCCTGCCCATCGATGACGGACTCACTTGCCTGCGGGGACTGAGTCCTCAACGGCTCCGATTCGAATTGGAATATGCGCTGGAGCGGGGCAGCACCGCCAACAGTTTTCTGTTTGATGCCGGCACGGATGGCGAGGGCCAGCGTCAAAGCGCACTCCTGGTGCATCCTCCCGGCAAGGCCTATGAGAAGGCATTCCTCCCGGCTCTTGCCGGCCTGCTTCCCGCCGAAACCACCGCACTCAAGGTGGTGGTTGGCCACGTCAATCCCAACAGGGTGGCGCTGCTCCGCGATCTGGCCAGCCTGTATCCCGAGCTCGAACTGGTTGCCTCCAACGCTGGAGCCAAGCTCTTAGGAGAACTCTGGTCACAACGCAAACCTGCACCCCCGGGACAGGAGAGCGAACAGCCAGAGATCCCGGACCTGCCAGCCATCCAGGTGATCCGCCAAGAGCAAACCCTCTCTCTCAGCCATCGGCACCAGCTTCAACTCGTTCCCGCTCCAACCCCCAGATGGCCTGGGGGTTTGCTGGCGTTTGAAGAATCCCTCGGACTTCTGATGAGCGGCAAGCTGTTTTCGGCGCACATCTGTACCCATGAATGGGCTGAATCGGGTCGCAGTGCAACGGAAGAAGAGCGGCGTCACTTTTATGACTGCCTCATGGCACCGATGGCAGGCCAAGTGGACTCCCTGGTGGAACGCCTCGAAGAGCTGGACATCACCACGGTGGCGCCGGGTCACGGTCCAGCCATCGACACCAGCTGGCGCAGTTTGTTCAATGACTACAGGCGCTGGGGCGAAAGCCAACAGCAAGCCAGCTTGTCGGTGGCCCTGCTGTTTGCCAGTGCTTACGGAAACACGGCTGCCATTGCTGATGCTTTAGCTCAGGGTGTTGGCCGCACTGGGATTCGCATCACCAGCCTCAACTGTGAGTTCACACCTCCCGACGAACTCATCAACACGATCAACCAAGCAGACGGCATTTTGATCGGCTCACCAACGCTCGGCGGCCATGCGCCAACCCCGATCGTCTCCGCCTTAGGGACACTTCTTGCCGAGGGGGACCGCAGTAAGCCCGTGGGCGTTTTTGGCAGCTTTGGCTGGAGCGGTGAAGCCATCGACCTGCTGGAGAACAAGCTTCGTGACGGCGGATTTCACTTTGCATTCGACCCCATCCGGGTGAAGTTCAGCCCCGATGCAGCGATGATTCGAACCCTGGAAGAAACCGGCACCCGGTTCGGTCGCGAGTTGCATCGAGAGCAACGCAAACAGCAGCGACGTAGCGGCGGCGGGCTCAGTGAAAGCCGCAGTGATCCTGCCGTTCTTGCCCTCGGTCGGGTCGTGGGATCCCTCTGCGTTCTCACCGCGCGCAAGGGTGAACTCTCCGGCGCCATGATTGCGAGCTGGGTCACCCAAGCCAGTTTCACGCCACCGGGATTCACCGTGGCCGTTGCGAAAGATCGAGCCGTTGAAGCCCTCCTGCATATCGGCGATTGCTTTGCCTTAAACGTGCTCGCCGAAGGGCGCGAGAGCGGGCCCATGAAGCAATTCCTGCAACCGTTTGAGCCTGGAGCAGATCGCTTTGCCGGCCTGGAATTGAAAGCCAGTCCACGGGAACAGCCCTTGCTGCCAGACGCCTTGGCCTGGATGGAAGCAACGGTGAAACAACGCATGGAATGCGGCGATCACTGGCTGATTTACGCCGAGGTCTCCCATGGAGGCGTGCTCGATTCCGAAAGCGGCACGGCGGTGCATCAGCGGCGCAGCGGCGCGAACTACTAA